A region of Vibrio chagasii DNA encodes the following proteins:
- a CDS encoding GNAT family N-acetyltransferase gives MDIIKISAADVLPIRHQVLWPSKPMSFCAVEGDEHATHYGAYIDDRLVCVASVYVQEKQARLRKFATLPEYQGQGVGSKVIEHIIKDLQADQVSYFWCDARTTALGFYQRFEMQVEGVEFQKSGVSYYKMSVQWGERLSL, from the coding sequence ATGGACATAATCAAAATTTCAGCGGCTGATGTGCTGCCCATTCGTCATCAAGTACTGTGGCCAAGCAAACCAATGTCGTTTTGTGCGGTAGAAGGCGATGAGCATGCCACGCATTATGGTGCCTATATTGATGACCGATTAGTTTGTGTTGCGTCTGTTTACGTCCAAGAGAAGCAAGCCAGACTGCGTAAGTTTGCCACATTGCCAGAATACCAAGGGCAGGGTGTTGGCTCTAAGGTCATCGAACACATCATCAAAGACCTACAAGCGGATCAAGTGAGTTATTTTTGGTGTGATGCTCGTACAACTGCTTTGGGTTTCTATCAAAGGTTTGAGATGCAGGTCGAAGGCGTTGAATTCCAAAAATCGGGAGTCTCTTACTACAAGATGTCGGT